The Paramormyrops kingsleyae isolate MSU_618 chromosome 20, PKINGS_0.4, whole genome shotgun sequence genome contains the following window.
TTCCCGCCATGTTCTCTGTGCTCGCCGCATTACCGCCAGGGGGCTCGCCAGCAGCAGACGGGTTACCGCAAGGCAGAGTAGGCTTATCTaggtaaagtttaaaaaaaaagaatgaacatagatttaatatatataaaaaaaaataataaaaaactaaaaaaaaattctgtccCAAGTTTACAGTtaataacacattttatttgtaattgTCCTTTACTGATTTTTAATCTgttaattgtattttaattatcatttttATGGGCAGTGTGGTGGCGCAGTGCTTTAGCACTGCTGGCTCACAGCAATAAGATTCTgggttcggtcccgggtcctttctgtgtggagtttgcactcTCTCCCTGTTTTGgccgggggctccggtttcctcccacagtctgaaagcgtgcaggataggttgagtGGTGAGTCTGAAGTGtgggtgtgttggcgactgcccagggttggttcctgccagcacccattgttcccaggataggctctagTCCCCCTtgcaaccccagttgggattaagtgatTTCAGAAAATTGATGGATTATTTTTACTACCTAATTCTCATTTCTTGTATGCAAGTTTTCATGttatctttatttatattttttattacatgTGTAGTGCATATTAATCCTTTATTTCCTCTATTACAGGGGCGTCAtattccagtcctggagggctggagccctgtgtcGTTTTTCCTGTtctaccacaaatgattcagctcaagagctgtgtggtaatcaGCACAGGCaggtgaatcaggtgtgttaaatgaggggaaacccaaacaTGTGTAAGGCTCCggcctccaggactggagtttgacaatCCTGCTCCATTAGAAAGCCCTTGGGTCAACTCctgttgttttaaaatgtgctatacGTAGTGACTTATACAAATAAATTGACTTTTGACTAAAGAGACCAGAAAATGCATGTCATGGGGGACACTTGGAGTTACTTCAGGTTTtccaaactactttaaaaccgaaaggctcctgtgtttggctaaataaTTCAGTTcctcttgtgctttgactggtttgtttccttgattgaaagacacatccagctgtttcacattaacattagtgacacatgatggattataggagactgactaATCAATATGCAGCAAGATCTCGGCGCTAAAGTGAAAGCCAGGtccttttatttgaaatgataGTTTACAAACCCAGTCATAGCTTAAAGCGCCCTCCTGAAATGCAATTTATGGtcacctatttttttttttaccaaactGCTTCAATAAATAATTCATTCGTATTTGTTGGGCACTAATGCATCAACTGAACAACGAAATGTATACAATGCGCATAAGTACAAAGCTTCAGATTTTGTAACTTTGCCAACGTGCGTAAAACGTGACATAAACTGCGTTTCTAAATGTCAAATCAGATTAGAAAAAATACTATAGCTTGCAGctagagacctgcgcgggacggatttttcagtcccgctcctgcccgctcccgcaagatgCTGTCCCGCAAGAtgctgtcccgctcccgcaaaaaatatatattattttctcccgctcccgcccgcagtattcaagttttatcccgcaggtaaacatataagtagctttatttttaccgcttcttcccgctactatttgtttcacttgcttccctttcaaatatatataaaaaagaaaaaatgtttagttttatttgagtttaattaaatggaatgatgaacatggacacgaacgaggaacttttcagaacatgccatcccgtccaagcaccaggctgatcccttcttggggtgtccggttagttccccggcactcagagcgcggcaattgtagtttctgtagacgattcgcctgtaaattattttaatttagtcgttcttgttgcttttgtgcagtagataaatgagtatttgtttttaattaattaattttaagaatttcattttgcgggagtcccgcgattaattctattctcccgcaacccgcacgTACATGACGACCTCACCGCCCGCACCCGCCTATCAAATCTTTTCCCGGGCCGCACTTGGTGAGCAATTGGGTCTCGCGGGTGCGGTACtcccgcgggagtgcaggtctctactTGCAGCCTGCCTTTAATGAGATTTTGGTTACGCTGAATTTCGTGCAGGTTCTATTTTATTCAGTTAGTTGGTTTAAATAGGCTAGTGCAGGAACATCAGTTTCATTATGTTACAGACGACATCAGTAGTCCCTACATACATGGACCGCCCCCGATTACATTTTTGCTCTCTGCATGAATATACTATATAGGGATGTTATGACCTGCCGAATGGTCTCACTAACCCTTGCGCCTTTTGTGTCAAAGGATCATCCTTTTACGCACCGAAATGCCAACCAAAGGATTTGTGCGTAAAAATCGTGGACGCACTCCAGCCCGGGCAGGTGAAGACAGCGGGGTTTCAAAGGGAAACGGTACAAACAGTCCGATCGAGGACGAAGGAGCGAGTTCCGCTCCACCTCGCTCGCCTCGTGGTCGCCACAAACAATCGAACAGTGTCCGAGATCCCTGTGAGAAGAATTGCTTGGAAAAATCTCCTTCTCCACTTTCGAAGACAACGGGTTGCGCATCGAAGAGCCGTGCTGCCGAGACTGATGTACACCAGGTGCTTTCAACGACACTGGGCAAGCTGAGGATTCGCAAAACTACCCGATCGGAATCTACCGCCGTTATTAACACCATCGTGGAAAACATAatcaaatactttaaaaatcgAACCGATTGCTTCAACCAAGTTACAAGTTTGCGCACTGGAAGCTACTACGAGAATGTGAAAGTAAGTAAAATGTAGCTGTAACGAAAAATAGACCATGCAGTTATAATTGCAACTGGAAACAGCGGACTGAACTCTACTCTTCCAATGGCAAACTTGTATGATATGCTGCGTGAACGATACAGCTATaggtaataataaatattattatgtaattttccGTGTGTATATGATCTTAATATCCGAAGGCTCCATAAATTGTAATTAATGTGAACTTTGCTACTCTGACTTGGATTTGTAGGTATTTAtacctgtactgtatatgcCTACTGCAGAAACAATTTGAAAACCCATAtattaaaatcatttaaatgtaaacgtttGCAAAGAATagtaaatatttaacatttccCCGTACTTTTTAGCTGCCATGAACGCAATCAATTTGCAATATATTTTACTGTATGGAAAAGGATAGATAATTTTACCTCAAGAAAAAGGTATCATTTAACTCAATTTATTTTTTCGTAACAAAAATGGTAAAgatattaatacaatacaagCCGTTAAAGAAAGAGACCACACTCTGCTTCAACGCGGTTTTATTGGAAGTCCGCATACAACACAGACGCGATTCTGCGTGctgaaggctacactgagcagcaggttgcttcccagttcaaaatttctaagacgaCAGTATACAAGAATGAACTGAAGCAGGAGACATTGGGagcgaccagaaaccagccggGTAAAAGgtgacattctaatgccagagatgataGTTGACTTATCTggcagtttctcatgaatctgagggtgacatcaagtgaccttctaaaggaatgggaaacgttaagtgcaggtgtgaggtgcactgtgaggacagttcatatcaggctcctagaagtaggagtgaagtcccataaagcaaggaagaagcccttcattaatgagaaaccgAGAATAACTAGGCTGCTGTtcgcaatatatatatatatatatatatatatatatatatatatatatatataaatataattcacagacacacacccataaattgagatatgagtgaaacaaaaacacTGTTGGGGTCTCTTTTTTTCCATCgctgtatatatacatgtacgtgtgtgtgtgttagttgTATGTTAAATAAAATTTGCCTAAACACATCAtaaagaaatgtttatttgtcCATTTTGATTCGGTTTACTGCCAATTGAAAATTTTGAATTCAATTTAAACTGCATTCAGGgtctattctttttttttcagctaTAACAATGTAAACCTGTActtgtatttaatatttagttgcGAGCTTGGTATCCAGTTGGCATATTAATTTTTCTCTTAGGTCGGCCAGCCTGACGAGTTTGACGTGATTCTGGCCATCCGGGTGCCAAGCGTGGACCTCCGTCCGTTCGGCGACGATGGCGCCTTCTACAGCGTGGCGGTGAAGAATACGCGAAGGCACCTTCTCACTGACTTTTTGCAGGGGGACGGGATCGTGTCTGCTAGTGAAATGCTGGCTAAATTCAGGGCTCACGTGAAAAATGCCCTGAAGAGTACCGCAATGACAGGTGGGTCGCCATGCCGTATTGAGGGCGGGCGTTAAGTAAGGATGCAtctgcaaaaaatattttttacttagtatttaaaataatgaattttaTAATGACCATCATTCGTGTGCTCAATTTAATAAATTCTTCGCTTTATAATTCAAACTGCTTACTTTTGCGCGATCTGTTGAAATTGATATTTTAAGCTTATTTACATGGAGAGCTGAATTTTCTATAATCTGTGTTCTCTTGGGAAGACTTTCTATTAGCATTTCACAAAAATACAGAACAAAACCTGTGAAAGTTTTTCTCACTGAACTTGTGCGTACTTATGTATTGCTTTTTTCTTTCAAGATGTGCAAGTAGAGAGAAAGAAGAAGGGAAGCCCAGCGGTGACCCTCCTGGTGAAGGAGAATGGTCTACAGATCAGTCTGGATGTCGTGCTTGGCCTGGAGGTCCATTCCGCCTGGCCGTCTTTCACTAAGACTGGCTTCCTGATCGAGAAATGGCTCGGTACCAAGGTGAAGAAGGATTTCAGATTCAAACCTTTCTACCTGGTGCCAAAATATGAAGGGAATGGGAGTGATGCCCTGGATGGAATCTATGCCAAAGGTACCCTTTGCGCGTCGGTTCATTAACGTGAAATTACGAAATACTATGTAATCGTTTAGGGGTAGATTCTCACACCAAAACTTTTTAAAAGAGCGTAAAAAGTTGTGATTTTGACAACAAGCAAAACGCGGAACATGCCCTATTTCATTTACGTTATGAACCTAATTGAAATAGAAtcgcttttattttgaaaatgaaaacagcTGTATTCACTGCAGCCACTGCTCTTTTGAGTCACTTTTTAACGCTGAACGCACTGGCTGCGTGGCGTATGCGTCACGAGGTTGGCGTGGAGCCGTGCGTTTGTCCACACCGCCCAAGCTGCTGCGGTGCTGCTCtgtcttccatccatccattttccaaaccgcttatccttctgggtcgcagggggtccggagcctatcccggaaactacggacacaaggcggggaacagtgttgccaacttagcaaTTTTGTTGCTAGATTTAGCAACTTTTCATACTACCCTAGCAActtttttttcaaaaagcacCTAGCAACAAATTTAGCAATTTTTAACATTCATTTGGCTACTTTtagcaatttttaaaaagtgactcAAAAGAGCAGTGGCTGCAGGCTTCACTCAGTAGAGTGCGGGGGTGGGGCTACATAAGGTCTAAACAGCCAGGCACAGCTGCAGCAGCAAAATTTGTTGGCTGAGTGCAACAGCAGTAGcacacatttcacatttttaagtgAATTAATTAAGAGTAACCACAGTTAAAATTTAGTTACTGTAGCTGCTCATTAATTTTGAACTGAACATGTCTCAATCGAAATTGTACAGCCAGAAATACAGAAAAGAGTGGGAGTCTGTACCTGAATTTAAAGGATGGCTGAAGCCAGTACCTGGGGATGACTGCCGAGCATACTGTGCATACTGCAAATCAGATATGCATGCAAAAATGTATGACATTAGAAAACATTGTGCTAAAGCAAagcatataaataaatcaaaaccataTAACCCTGCAAAGCAGTCTACTGTACATTACCACAGCTAGTTAGGAAAGTGGATAACTGCAAAAGTGCAGAAGCTGCTATGGCAATGGCCATTGCGGAACATTGTTCACTGCTAGCATGTGACCATTTAGGTATGGCTTGCAAAGCTGCCTTTTCAGATTCTGTGGCAGCAACAAACTCCCTCATGCATCGCACCAAATGCACAGAAATGATTTAGGGAGTATTGGCTCCTTATTTTCTGAAAatgataacatcagatgtgggGGGTGAGAAGTTCAGTCTGCTTTTGGATGAGTCGACTGATGTCAGTCCTGGGTGTGGTGATTCGGTATGTTTGAGCCAGTCAATTTGAGAAAACATTAATTATTTTGTATACTACATAAAGATGTAGTTTTGAGTTGCGATTACGCAATGACGTCATCACGCAAAGTAATATGTTAATAAGAACCTATTTATTGTGCATCTGGATGTAatgttttaatataatataatacacgGCGCCTCAGAGAGTACAGACATGACGGGCTTACGCTTGTCAGATACTACGTGATGACGTCACTGATATGCAAATCACATTTAGCTACTTTTCGGGCAGGCTTTAGCTACTTTTCATTGGaaatagttggcaacactggcggggaacaacccaggacagggggccagcccatcgcagggcacactcacacaccatttatgCTGTCTTACTACATTGAATTTACGTTTGATAATGGCCATCAGTAATGTTAGACTTTAAATTATAAGTAATTTACAAATTTAACAAGGGTAAGATACGTGTGCTTAATTCTAGTAATACTACTAATAGGCCTAATAGATATTATTATAAATACTATACAGCAATTCCtgtatctttttttattttttttaaaacccttTTTCAGAGCGAGAGCGCACCTGCAAACTACTGTGCTTTAACTGAACATTAGGTAACTTATCGACAGCGTAATTATAGCTACTGGGTTTACAGCTCTGACTATAGTGCACATATAGCCTCCATTTTCTCCTTTGATAACATACAATTAGAAAAATAGTTAATATTTTTCATGTCTATGATATATAGTTTAGACATTGAAACTATAGCGAAAAGGGTCAATTATGTGATTTTCCTGGTGTAATGTCAGTGCAACAGGTCTTTTAACTGTCTATCTTTGCTGAGATACGTGTGGAAAAATAGGCACCACTCTGAGACACTAttagtgtttctcaataccaggaacacaaagatcgtacttggtcttggcaagacatatcttgctaacttgcctcccaagaggTAAAAccaacatccggggatttttactgtcctctgtacttctgttcttagtatcGGAACTGGTCTGGAATGGGATGGAAGATGACATATATGGGTACacgaacacaagtacggtcaagcaCACGTATTGAAAAACACCCTAGATGAGGCGTCGGTGGCACAAGGTGGGGCTGCCCCTGACAGACACGTCTCACCCACTGTGCGGCGGCCGTAATCCGCATGTAACCCTGGTTTCTGGATGCGTGGGTAGCGTGTGCCAGTCTCTCTCTGGGGCTGTGGGTAGTGAACGGGCTACAGTTTCTTCAACGATCGTCTTTAATAATCACCAACACGGCAAAACAGTACTTTCCAACTTTTTTTCCCTGTCGCTCTCCACCGTTCCTCTCTAACCCCGTCCCCCTGTGTACCAGGGCAGATAGGAACTAATAATACGGTTAACCAAGGGAACATACTGAACCTAAATGTAACACATGTAAATATAACCGAAATAATAAAGTGCTGTAActgattataaataaattaatattaaatctgATCATTCAACATAACATTGTAATGTAAAATAGATATATATTAACCTCAATAAAATTACTGaaaagcataataataatataacataaATCAGTGATATACACTTcattaaaataatccaaaaaaaaagtgcattatttataaatacaaCAGTTCTGCCAATATTACATTAATTTATTGTCAGTCATATGACAGCAATAATAGTATTAAAAACGCCAATAGCGATAGTGtcataataatactaatatgATGCTTCTTGTAGAGGGAAAAAAGAACTAGGCTATTAGGCTACAATGCATTTAATGACCTCGCCTATATCTGTAATTACatgtattatattttttttatattattttaatcacACTATAAACACACAAATTCCTGATCCATCACTATTTACACAGCCTTAATGACTCAGGGGGATTGGCTGTGTAAAACACCCACCACATTTATTGCCGACAGACATGGGTTTGTATTCAAGCACCACTGTGTTTATTTTGTctaatcttttttttctatattgCAACGAAAGCTCTGCTATTAAGTCCACGCCACCCGTTTAATGATCAGTCAACATAGTTGCAAAACTTCATTCATGTTGGCACACTTTTTTTCCCTAAGGAGGGGTTTGCGCACTTATTCATTACTGCGCATCAGATGAAGGCTGTCATTCATATTTTTGCCAGTGACGGTATTCGCGATTTCAGATGCGGTTTAGCACTTATTTCCATTCTGCGATCCAAACATCCGTAGCACAAAGACGAGTGGCTGCTGTGGTGGTGTCTCCACAGATGCCTGGCGAATCTCCTTTTCCCATGTGGAGAAGGACATTTTGAAGTACCACGGCTCTGCGAAGACCTGCTGTGAAGCTGAGGGTACGAAGTGCTGCAGGTACGGCCTCCCGCCCAGTGTGTGAAACCGGCGCAGTGATTACACCATCCTGCTCCATATCAATTTATATATTAAGACATCGCAGCTAGGCTACTTATGTATTGCCATTATTCAAACCAGCAAGGGACTATACCTTTGCACAGGGTGTATGTTCTGAATTCCTCTACTAAAATGTGTAGTTGTataaataggttaatatttctGTGGATGTAAGTGTTGGCCATGTAAGTATTGatagtaaatatatttttaaacattttttctgattaatatttttaataatatattaatgcTTTTTATGTATACATAAAATTATTAGTTATAGCAACACCAGCGTAATGCTAAATCCTAGTAAAGCTCAGCATAAATTTAAAAGGCCCAGATGAGATGAACCTTGAACGTGCGAATCGGAGCTGGAGCCAAAACCAAATTCTGTAACTTCAGTTACTGAAATGCTTGCTATTCCTGAACTGCTTGTAGAAGAGAGTGTCTGAAACTTCTGAAGCACCTGTTGGAGAAGCTGAAGGAGAAGTACCCGAAGGATCTTTCCAAGTTCTGCTCCTACCACGCTAAGACCATGCTGTTCCACGCCTGCGTGAAGCATGTGTATGATAGCGACTGGAAGATGGAGCAGTTGGACTTGTGTTTCCTGCGACTCCTGGAGGACTTTCAGAATCGGCTTCGAGGTGGTTTCCTGCCAAACTTCTTCATCCCCACGCACAATGTTTTGGGTTCAAAGTGTAACCGCAGAAGCTGTGAACTTTTGGCAGAGTATATAGATTTTGAAAAGATCAATATGTTTCCGATATTTTTAGAATGATGATTTGGCCCATGTCAGATGCTCTATGACGTGCCACGTGTAAAGTGAAGCACGTGtatgtataaaaaataaataaataataataataattatatatatatgtatatttattattattattattattttaatatctatctatttattattaatatctaTCTAAGGACTTGTCATTTGTGCATCACATAATGCCCAGTCTGTTTCAAACAAAAACATCCATTCCAAGAATTCCTTTAGAAAAATGGTGTAAGGCGTAAGTGACCACATTATTAACTGGCAAGTCGAATTTAATGGTTGCTGCATTTCTGACAGGCATCCGTTATAGTTTCACACGCACAGGCCCATGGCTGCCGCCATCAGTGCTTCTTTTTCACAAACCACGTGGCATTCATTCCATTTCGAGGATGTGAGTGACCTGTAATGAAAACCTGATTTATTGAAGTGCAATGCGATTAGTTGTCATGCTACAGCACACGACAATGAAGTGTCccttctgcatttaacccatatgtggcaaattacgcacgaaaatgttgcgtacgtccgtttccacgctcacgtcgagatgtacaAAAACGAAACTTGGCGTACCactacgcacattctcacggcagctcCAGACACAGCGTACATACGTTTCTACTCGGTTTCGTAAACGGACGGCACCCAAtggcaagtcattgctactgtggtttccctttttaaactcacaatcatgacgctgactttatccaatacaccgacattaattgtatgtttacaaatgtacagCACCtgatttaatcaatttgtaacaataaaacggtgcagaaaatgaccgaactaCCATGGCACCTCTTGAGTTATTGGAAGACAtcttatggaagaattagaagagagcgcgtattcagggatcatagtgatttcttggcccatgatgatgactggcttctatgTCGATTCAGatctccaagagcaatccttttggagctgtgtgctgaactgggaccagcattacaaaggcagacgatgaggaattgcgctatatctgttcctttacaagttctgtccactcgcgggttcttagccacaggtgcttttcagcaggaacttgcggaccgatcgggtatttctcagtcaacactgagtcgcgccatgccagctgtatgggacaACATaattgtcacccagatatataaaatttccttacactgtggttgaacaggccaACATTAAAGCGTAATTTGCAGTGATAtccggttttcccaatgtaatcgGAGCCATCGACTGCACGCAcattgaacataagaacataagaaatttacaaacgagaggaggccattcggcccatcaagctcgtttggggagaacttagctaatagctcagagttgttaaaatcttatctagctctgatttaaaggaacccatggttttagcttccactacaatagcaggaagactattccatactctgactacacgctgtgtaaagaagtgcttcctcaaatttgttttaaaatgttctcccgctaatttccacttatggccacgagttctagtatttagactaatattgaaatagtcat
Protein-coding sequences here:
- the cgasa gene encoding cyclic GMP-AMP synthase — its product is MPTKGFVRKNRGRTPARAGEDSGVSKGNGTNSPIEDEGASSAPPRSPRGRHKQSNSVRDPCEKNCLEKSPSPLSKTTGCASKSRAAETDVHQVLSTTLGKLRIRKTTRSESTAVINTIVENIIKYFKNRTDCFNQVTSLRTGSYYENVKVGQPDEFDVILAIRVPSVDLRPFGDDGAFYSVAVKNTRRHLLTDFLQGDGIVSASEMLAKFRAHVKNALKSTAMTDVQVERKKKGSPAVTLLVKENGLQISLDVVLGLEVHSAWPSFTKTGFLIEKWLGTKVKKDFRFKPFYLVPKYEGNGSDALDGIYAKDAWRISFSHVEKDILKYHGSAKTCCEAEGTKCCRRECLKLLKHLLEKLKEKYPKDLSKFCSYHAKTMLFHACVKHVYDSDWKMEQLDLCFLRLLEDFQNRLRGGFLPNFFIPTHNVLGSKCNRRSCELLAEYIDFEKINMFPIFLE